GCAGAAGTTGATATCTAAGTAGGACATAaagtagtttttcaaaaaattaaagttgtgtTTAATGCTGATGTCATGAAAGATTAAACCAAAATGAATgagctaaaaattaaagaagagtAGAATTACATTTGTTCAGGacaagtattattaattttcatgcaCAAAACTAACAGATAAACCAAAATTGGTCATAATTCTTATGGCAAAAATAGCATCATACTAAAGAGCAATATGAAACTCTTTAGTATAGgtggaaattattattttagtaaatttagtaTTAGTGTTTTAtaggagaaattttaaatcaatgcatGTAACTCTCCCACACTTACGAATTTAAAGCTTGGATTCATTCtagtaaagaaattatttcatcaatatgtaataaataatctcaaacaaaataaaataataattcacaaaAAGTTGCTTAAcccttaataaataatacatactCATgcattacagaaaatttaatgcAGTGACAATGAAATTGGATTAACCATCTCTAAATCATATTTAACTAATGATTCGTAGTTGAATAagcaattttagtttaaaattatcctGATTCATATATAGCATATGATTTAACAAacttataatacaatttttgctttatatgtCCTTCGGATAAATTGAACATaggtaaaacaatttttttctaatattcaaatttagGATAATCTgataactatgaaaaaaaagattataattttgtaattacataATGCAAACTTGATGCTCTAACTTAAATCTAACTAAGTAGTTTTCAGatttacataacatttaaaaaaaacaaagaatgtaaactttttaatacagtattttcctttactaatataaatttaatatcagaaatataaatttggataacttaaatatgttttccatttttaaacattaatgagCTATAGATTAACCAAACATGATAAacacaataataatatagtatCTTTATGAATTTACGAACTTACGATGCACATTTTATGTTCTagttttgctttataattttcagcTTTACCTCCATCACCCCAGAAAGGcatctaataaaaagaaaaaatttctttaccacTAATATAAACGAAATATcaagttaaaatacttttcattattattatacaaagagtaaattatatttcgataaagaaatcattaaattgaaaattgagaaaaataagatactgaaatttttattttgatacaacagttcaaaattaatgtgaaaaaagtgtaaaaataaacaagaacatCTACTATTAggcaaaaacatttatataatgcattcaattttttttttagatttataaatacaaatacaaacTTGTTTAAATAGTGAAGagtcaaagtaaaatataaacaaattaatttgaaagtgTTGAATAACGtatagtattttttcaaaagagattaaaaataattttaatcaataaaattttattaacacgCAAATGTCATTGGTTGCCCAGTTACGGAATTTCTTTTAGCAACATTTGTTTACTTACGAcgttgattgattgattgatggAGGAGTGACATAATCAAAGGCATAACAAGGGAAAAAGTTTAAACGCAACGTTTCCAGCTACCTATTGGTTTTTATACTGCAtcctgatttttataattttcatatggggaaaaatactaatttttcaaaatttctttcttctaaatacaaattatttacatataccatgtttacattaataaacagttttattattaacagctttattaaatagtattttaactgaataatttatagtgtgaaacttttgttttatttattatatttttatgacattacatatttttatgctatatttttatgttaatatattttttcagatatatatttattatttatattatgattttttcacttatattaaataaaatttttgttttctttatcttaaatatttgttattaaaattttagttaagtaAGTACCTACCAACCTACCTAttaaaatgagaattaaaacaaatatttttcgtacCACATTGTCTAttggccatttttttttcaaaatctaagtTCAAATTCAGACTgagaataattattcttattttgaatttgcaaattatttttatattattattattgttattataatattatattattataattattatttgtaattgttattcttgatttaaagatagttttaaaaaaatcaaaatccttgaataaattaaatatttgtgcaGTATTCCATTTAAACTTTGTGCAATATTTTTCGaacgaaagaaatatttacagaagaaatattgaaacttaTCCATTCCGCGAAAGCAGGGCGTAccacattaattaaaaaaatttaattattgctttggctaattaaaaaaaaatttgtttttgaaaaacctTTTTGAGTTTTCTAAGGGTATAACTCATATTgtgacaaatttaataattttttaagagatcAGTTTTATATGCAACCAATTTTGTCTTATATGAAAGTAATCCTCCTAATTAATTAAAgacatttctaaaaacatatttagctaattacctagtattacctgattaaataaaaagaaatatattggcTTCAAAAGTATACCGATGAAAATAAACGTcgacattaaataaataatcccaagaagcAGAAGCAGTaagatattactttattaaaaacttcattcacttcaaaaatatttctattttgtatatttttcagatGAATGGAGTTTTTATTCAAGTAAGCATCTACATGTTCCTAGTACCAAAAATAGGCTCCCATTTTCAAAACtcttctattaataaatttttaaagctaataaagtagttttttttaattattttttacagcttaagtttcttggaattatttacgtttttaattACTCAGTACTTAGTGTCCTCAACacaagagaaattaaattattattagtttttaaaattataaaattaatttaaaaataaagaaaacaaaagcttAACGAGGTCTATAGTTTAGGAAATTCAGAAACACAACAACTTGGGTCAATTTTACAAGTGAGAAGGTACCAAACTTTACAATAACGTAATCAATTAGCTGATTGAGTTAGAATAaagaacttgaaattttaaaatttaataagaaataaaacatttgagaATTTTGTAGTCTGAGAATAAGTCTAATGTCAAACGAGTTTCACAATTTATTCTACtattaccaacaaaaaaaaaatgtttccttctTGAACTGATTggcaaagcaatttttaaaaattttttaaaccaccaaattataatagttttttttcttttgaaccaGTTTAATATGTAAGAAAAGGCACCAGACTTTCTAGAAAAGGAGTTAATctaactaagtaaaaaaaaaatatatatatatacatatcaaCTTCAAATGTACAGTGcgcccccccccaaaaaaaggaccactctgaataagcgtcttaatggttcgagggggtgaccaataaaatatgctaattatttaatgcagacgatattttaggttaggaaaacagacacaaaaacgtactttctctgaataaacataccttttcccGGAACGGAAAAGATCGGATTTGACACCCGAAGACGGAATCGGATTTGACACCCGAAATATAGGGGGGTAGAAGCAattggtccccatagtttggtcaggagagcgatcctaagtttgaaccccttaatgttaattttattttttacgtttttcgtcatatttcgagaacttttaaagagaattgaaaaatttttgcacacaattataaaagttttttacccgaagataattccatgcaaaaaataaatttttgtaaacatttactattttatttaataacagttgtaaaacttttgaattgtaaggtgtatagacttttacataattttgaagtagctaattttacatggaaaaatacaaaaatttgagcgaaatcggttgaatagtttctgagaaatcgaattttaaatctaCGACTTTCTTAAAATCCgttttctcagaaactattccaACCGATTtgactcaaattttgtattttgtcatttaaaaaattgcatatcttacaattcgaaattttttcaattattactaaatattgaacaaattttatttttcgtatggattatctttggattaacaaattttataattgtgtgcaaagattttttaattcacttaaaaagctCTCAACATAGGGAGAaacacgcaaaaaataaaattaacattagggaaACCGAACTCTGAATTGCTCTCCTGTCCAAACTatgaggaccatatttcccagattgcgataatttgagggtcaaaaatccgaatccgtcgaaaaaaagagatacgtttattcagagaaaatacgtttttgtgtcagatttcgtaacctaaaatatcttctgcacgaattaattagcatatttggggtcaccccctcgaaccatttaaattgagtcctagaatgtgaagatccgatcatcatatcaaaagttattcagggtggtctgttttcTTTGAAAGGGGGGGGGGCTCTTTATCCTGATGACAGATTTCACTCACAGAGTAGAAAAtgtaatataacattttaaggTACATTGTAtggttaaattcatttttatataaaataaaataaattaaagaataaagtaattttttttacttatattgtattatctaataaaatttaattaattaaaattacaatgcttTGCTCAAGTTCTGTTTACCTCACTATGACCTGATTGATACAGCctataatctaatattttttaaacagtattgaaatataagaattttctgGAACTGGTATTATGTGAAAGAAAAGGCATTATTCATTTAAGtaacattattatttagctaaaagaagtaaaaagtttaaactgtTCAACAAACATGccggaaacaaatttttagttaaacaaTCAAGCTGCTCATGCTCCAgctatttgataatttaatggggaaaaaaaatattttgaactgcAAGTTCCAAATTTTATCTGGAAGAAAGcgcataaaattttctaaaaatattgttatttaaacataaaatttatgtttcttcctttttctctaTTTGTAACCACACTACCTAATAATAGGTAATAATCCATAGaacaaattgcttttttttttttttttttagcattttgtaAAACAAGATAATTCTGGAATCTGTTTACTCATTAACAGATAACTCattaacatcaaattttttaatgattttaggtATTTGAGTTAAATTTGTAGCTGAAATTCTGCTTATGATCATCACATTTGAAGACATGACTcatgcagaaaataatttaaaattttcgtatataatttgcatttcaaaaatgttttggtttaattaatttttttttgttgcaaaaactGCTTAGGTTTTTTTAACAGTACCACTCTTATTTTggctaatttaataatttttaaagagaatgccagtttctttttaaattaattttatatgaaaggatttaaattttctaaagacATATTTAACTAATTAGGTCAAATTAAATATCctaatatttcttgtaaaagtCCTATTAAGAGACATTCTTTCTTAGAATGTGATTTCACTCaatggacaaaaataaaatttctaaattattgtaCTCTATGAGTTTGttcttaaaactaattcatCAAACTTTTTAGCTATGTtgtttaattactaattaaggcacatttaaatttatagttctaCAGGTGCTCATGGCAACTGACTATGTAATTCGTACAGAagacattttaaagtttcttttttagtattttgcaCCATAAGAGCTTTTTAAAATCgacattatcttttttaatagaagtatttaatttactaaaacatgttggaaaataattttgtataacttGCTCATTTGTGTAGGAGCTGGGATAATCTGGTTGGCAGGGCACTGCGTTCAAGTTTGGGAGTTCTAATCCAGCCGGTTGAAGACTACCCGAGCAGTAAACATTGACCGGTCCACTTTAAATCTGTCacgtcacaaagtcctccatggtcccataacaaataatatCTCTGTTGATGCTGGACTGGAAATTGATTGTTCTgttttcagatcaaaattacaaactgtggatgaatgaatgtgtccaccctatgaacgggtgtgGCAGCAGTCTagttcttggccatagatggcactcCTCTGCATTAATGAgtgacaacaacaacataagttgaataaacttttttttaaaaaaaatactgaattttacCTATACTATGGTATAGTAAAATAATCATACTACCTGAAAATCTTCCAATTGTTTGTTGTattctatttgtttaaaaaatttttgctttagtttACTACCAATAGATAACTATTTCTCAAAAAcctaaaatatttgaaggaataagaatattaattatgtaaaaaagaattaattttaaattaaacaataaccttacaataatattaattaacaagcATTATAAATACTATAGATACCAATCAGataattcaaaacaaagttaaaattcctttaatgaacttttagtacataatatgaAGTACAACTCATTGACAAATACAGGGAAATGATAAGAGATggcatttggaaaaaaaatgaagagtttcATGATCACAGCTTTAAATCTCTGAACTGTTTTTGTTCTGATTCAGTCTTCACTACTACTTGCACCACTTTCCTCCTGCACACTCTCGCTTCCACTACCTGAGTCAGAGTCAAGAGTGATGACATCAAGTTCTTGTTCTGTAGAAGCTTCAACTTCCATACTTTCTTCTTCAGGTTCTTCTTCTTTAGCAGTAGATGCTCTTTTATTCtctttcttttgcttttttgtttccattgtatttttataagctAAAACAAAGAgtggaaataattatttgaaaaatcccTTTTCGTGTTTAGTTTAATAACATAttgttaaaactataatttacttCCATTATGTACATTTGATCTAAATTGCAAATGATCTCTTGCCACTGGTAAATGAAAGTGACTATTTGTCCCGTTTTTCCATtagatggaaaaaatatattacaagttttattttttaaaattaaataaataacctaTACTTAAACAAGAGTTTGAGTTCAGAATCACGAGCTTTGAAGCTATTTAccaattcatcaaattttttcaattgtatataataatttggtaatttgtaaataataaataacctaTACTTAAACAAGAGTTTGAGTTCAGAATCACGAGCTTTGAAGCTATTTACCAATTCATCAAATNAAAAAATGAAGAGTTTCATGATCACAGCTTTAAATCTCTGAACTGTTTTTGTTCTGATTCAGTCTTCACTACTACTTGCACCACTTTCCTCCTGCACACTCTCGCTTCCACTACCTGAGTCAGAGTCAAGAGTGATGACATCAAGTTCTTGTTCTGTAGAAGCTTCAACTTCCATACTTTCTTCTTCAGGTTCTTCTTCTTTAGCAGTAGATGCTCTTTTATTCtctttcttttgcttttttgtttccattgtatttttataagctAAAACAAAGAGtggaaattatttgaaaaatcacttTTCGTGCTTAGTTTAATAACATAttgttaaaactataatttacttCCATTATGTACATATGATCTAAATTGCAAATGATCTCTTGCCACTGGTAAATGAAAGTGACTAGTCATCCCGTTTCtccattaaatgaaaaaaatatactacaagttttattttttaaaattaaataaataacctaTAATTAAACAAGAGTTTGAGTTCAGAATCACGAGCTTTGAAGCTATTTACCAATTCATCAAATGTTTTCaattgtatataataatttggtaatttgtaaataaaaactcggtactttatgaataaaattattaattaaaaatacatatgtttattttataagttaaaattagcTAATAATTCTctgtttatgtaaaaattaaacctATATTAAACAGTTGCTTTGACAATTCATACTTAACAgtatatgattattaaaattagtatgttattaatttgtaattgtgaatatatgtgatttttaaatgtgcttACGCTTAGTTTATGATCTGCTAATTTGATTGCAATTCTAAAATTTCgttataattttaactgttattaaCATAATGTACACATTTAGTGGGCTCTGTCCCCCACTCCAAAGATTACTGCACAGTTTATATAACCAGGTTAACGAAAGAAACTCGTTACCAAGTTGCTCCTGTTTAAAATCTATTCCAGTATTTAggcaatataaataattgcaaaaacaacattaaaacagaaacatttcttttttctaaatgtgagTATCacaaaaactacatatttttgttatggcacctacattataattttttttagaacttttaattaacaaaaattttcaataaaatattttagctactAAATatgtaaactgaaaaatatgatCACCatgatttattatcattattttttctattcgtCTTTTTTAGTTGCAAtaacgttaaatatttttcaataaaagggCTATGTTTTACCTCTGTGCTCTATATTATATGATTGTATGACACCAaatttgtatgaatttttttactcttaattttttaaataaaaagacagGTAAAGAGATAATGTTTTCAAGCAGCATTGCATAAGGAAGAAATCCTTATGATGtttaatataaactaaactcagttgCGCGACAGTCCACTAAGGGCCATGGCATACTATACCCACCAGAGTTCTCTTGACCTTTGGGCTCTGaggtgcaagagcagatgttctgGTAGGGTAGTCAGCCCAAAGCGGAACCTCCAGTATTTAGCTCCCAAGTATGCCTTATTGAATAAGGCtcttccaaaaaattttcaatgaattaacTACGTTTACAATAAATGTTAGAAGCACAAATAAACCACTATTAgatataataaactttaaaagaaaaattccagGCAATTGTTATGATCGAATCGTTAGCTTTTCCTCAGCATGACATTAGAATTAgtttacagaatttaaaattacttttttttaactaaataaataagaataccAATATTGTTTCCTGTGAAAGCAGCACAAATtgacattttttctaaaattgtaaatacatactgctatttaaacatttttttaaacgaaagttAACAGAACcaaaaatatgtgttaaattatgttagtttaatgttactataatttaaaagtatcataAAGGCATagaattacttttcaatttttttattggtacaAACATTAGTGTCTTCTTATTCatttgcatataatttatataaaatatgtcaTGGATATGATATCATCATTTCCTTCAAATACATAGAGTctgttctgaaaaatatttcggcgcataaaagttttcagtttataaaatgATCATTTAGTCATACTCATTTAcatgaaaaatagaaagaaactacaattgtttttattttttaaggaatgttttaaatttatttttctttcagttgtTGCTTTTcagatttcattcatttaaaatgacggCTTAAATATATAACGTAATTATATAGGTTGCAATTATAAACTCTTTATAGAAATCatccaaatatttaataatatcttttaaataaagagtttctTTCAGGCTCATAGGatcttatttctattaaaatgttttttgttttctttataaaagaaactcGTCATCCCTAAGTGAGAGATTTTGTAACTAACACCTATGGataatttttggaatattaataattttcaagtttcaCTGTTGATTAGTTAAACTCTTTTGATAGGTTCCAGTTGCACATTGCAattaaagcttataaaaattgatcatttttctttaattttctatagCAACTTAAAGACTTACGATCGACATATTataggtttttatattttttttaagattcataaatgtgaaattaaaactactgcGAATTGtctaaatttaagtttctttgtaaacacaaaattattgtttctgatttaatcaatattattattaaattgcaatagttatcaattaaaaaaaaaactaaaccatGGTAATAGATCAAGtagaaaaaaaggagaataaatttataagccACACAAAGCTATTAAAAGGCACAATGATCAcatcaatacaaaacaaaaccaTTGATTTGACTCGACAGTAAAGAAATGTTGTAGCTCCTAATGGGATGGTAAATCAAGGAAGACTAAAAGGTGCCATCTTAGGACTAACACATTTTGAAACAGCTATACATtgaataaagatattttcatttatttcacattcataAACCATAAAATGAGCATAAAAGACTACAGTTTATCAATTGTACAATTTaagcaagataaaaaaaatattaagagaaatgtttaaagttgagaattaatataatgtaaatattatagataactaattttatgttttcttaattattatctgtattacaatataatttcaaaaaatcaaaagataaatttttttaaatttatttttatcataatcttTCTTATATCTAAACATATGCTTCTGTATACGTTTTATGCTTCTAAACTTATAACAAAACCGTTAATTTACCTGTAAGAGCATTGTGCAAAGGATGATTTAAGAATTCTAATTTCATATCTTTTAAGGCATCAAAGACATCTCTGCCTAGAATACGTTTTCTATTGGCAGcatgtgaaaaattgtttgcactaaaac
This window of the Parasteatoda tepidariorum isolate YZ-2023 chromosome 4, CAS_Ptep_4.0, whole genome shotgun sequence genome carries:
- the LOC107441768 gene encoding DNA polymerase epsilon subunit 3 translates to MAQKAEDFNLPLSAISKIVKEAIPEGVQVTDVAKVALSKAASVFILYSTSSANNFSHAANRKRILGRDVFDALKDMKLEFLNHPLHNALTAYKNTMETKKQKKENKRASTAKEEEPEEESMEVEASTEQELDVITLDSDSGSGSESVQEESGASSSED